From a single Rutidosis leptorrhynchoides isolate AG116_Rl617_1_P2 chromosome 5, CSIRO_AGI_Rlap_v1, whole genome shotgun sequence genomic region:
- the LOC139849307 gene encoding uncharacterized protein, whose product MPYPIGLSLHLSENQLIIDELSYDMSALETEHSHLIDKLTRKTFLWNTLSTALRSKGEIVVNVASSGIADLLFPGGRTAHSRFCIPINPTDESFCHILPNSNLADLVRKAKLVIWDEAPMVKKICVETLDRTLRDICRSTDPNSMEKPFGGKVIVFGGDFRQILPVITKGKRKDIVAYLLVHVTGNGEVNPTEDGIFEIEMSEYVLVNDVEDPIGSIISSVYPDYLNNLGNPTYYQQRAILAPTNEIVDIINNRMMESLDGEAKSFLSSDSICRSERDSHFNSELYTTDYLNSINLGGLP is encoded by the exons ATGCCTTATCCAATAGGACTCAGCTTACACTTATCAGAAAATCAACTCATCATCGATGAATTGTCATACGACATGAGTGCTCTTGAAACAGAACATTCGCATCTCATTGATAAGTTAACCA GAAAAACGTTTCTATGGAACACTTTATCTACAGCATTACGTAGTAAAGGAGAAATAGTTGTGAATGTAGCATCAAGTGGTATAGCTGATTTGTTATTTCCTGGAGGCAGAACTGCTCATTCAAGATTTTGTATTCCTATCAATCCAACTGACGAAAGCTTCTGTCATATTTTGCCGAATAGCAACTTGGCTGATTTAGTACGTAAAGCAAAATTAGTTATATGGGATGAAGCCCCAATGGTGAAAaaaatttgtgtagaaacattagaTCGAACATTAAGAGATATTTGTCGTTCAACAGATCCTAATAGCATGGAGAAACCGTTTGGAGGTAAGGTTATAGTCTTTGGCGGTGATTTTAGACAAATCTTGCCAGTTATTACAAAAGGAAAACGCAAGGATATCGTAGCCTATCTGTTGGTACACGTTACAG GTAATGGTGAGGTAAATCCAACGGAAGATGGGATATTTGAGATTGAAATGTCTGAATATGTGTTGGTCAATGATGTGGAAGATCCAATCGGATCCATTATTTCATCAGTATATCCAGACTATTTGAATAACCTAGGAAATCCGACCTATTATCAACAACGTGCAATTCTTGCACCCACTAATGAGATTGTTGACATAATAAACAATAGAATGATGGAGTCACTGGATGGTGAAGCAAAATCTTTTTTAAGCTCTGACAGCATATGCCGATCAGAAAGAGATTCTCACTTTAATAGTGAGTTGTACACAACAGATTACCTAAATAGCATCAACCTTGGTGGTTTACCATAG